The genomic stretch AAATCTCAGAGGCAGCCTCTCTCTCATCCTTCAACCCGCTCATATACCTGCTGTCCAACGAAGCAGCAATAGTGGGAGCTGCAATGGACAGCTCGGCTGCCTGCTGCACGGTCCACTTCCCAGTTCCCTTCATCCCCGTTTTGTCAAGAATCTTATCCACCAAATGCCCCTTCCCGGATTCATGATCCTCCACCTTAAAGATGTCGGATGTGATCTCAATCAAGAAGCTCTCCAGCTCACCGCGATTCCACTCCCCAAAAATCTCGGCGAGCTCATCATTTCCTAATCCCCCAACATTCTTCAAAACATCATAGGCCTCGGAAATGAGTTGCATATCGCCATACTCGATCCCATTATGGACCATCTTCACGAAATTGCCGGAACCCCCTTCACCGATGTAGGTGACGCAGGGGCCATCGTCGACCTGAGCCGCGACCTTGTCTAAAATATTGTGAATATTCAAGTAAGCACGGTGAGAGCCACCAGGCATCAGAGAGGGACCATATCTAGCGCCTTCCTCGCCACCGGAGACGCCCATGCCGAGGTAGAGCAGGCCATTGGCAGATGCATCGACCATGCGGCGCTCGGTGTTCTCGTACCACTCGTTTCCCCCATCGATGATGGTATCGCCAGGCTCCATGTAGGCGGAAAGGGCGGCGATTGTCTGATCGACCGGCGCACCCGCCTTGACGAGGATGATAACAGAGCGCGGCTTCTGGAGGGAGAGGACGAAATCCTTGGGGTTGTAGTGGCCGGTGAGCGGCAATTGGCCCTCGCGGTGGGCGCGATCTAGGGTTTTGTCGACTTTGGATGTAGTGCGATTGTAAACAGAGATGGGAAACCCTTTCTCGGCAATGTTTAGGGCCAAGTTCTGCCCCATGACTGCCAAACCAGCGAGACCGATCTGCGATAGCGCCGCTGACTCCATTTCTCGGAATTTGGTGGTGGTGGCGCCGCCGGCGAAATCGAAGAGAATCTAGATTTTGGGGGAAAGGTCGAGTTTAAGCTGAGGAGAAGTGAGTATATATATTCAGATGAGCCGCCGGAGTGACGGGTGAAATGACGCAAATGCCCTCGGGGGGTTTGAATATGACGGACCCTTCGAGGGAGTGAAAGGGTGAAATGCCTTTCGCAATGCGATTACATCTATGTGGACCCTAAAACGGCGCCGTTCctgggcatccacaatgggacggatgtccGGACATCCTTACGGACTTCCTAAAAACACTTTTTATCACgttataaggacatcccactacacaatgACGAACATCGCGACGGAAATCcacaaaaacaatataaaaatcgggacgtccgccgggacatccgtcgtGTCAACGCAATGGTGGGCGTTCCGACAGACGTCCCGGAAAGCCGCgaaactccggtgtccgcagcggacgtccgtatccgtatgCATGTTGCCT from Salvia splendens isolate huo1 chromosome 15, SspV2, whole genome shotgun sequence encodes the following:
- the LOC121769527 gene encoding 6-phosphogluconate dehydrogenase, decarboxylating 3, chloroplastic-like, translating into MESAALSQIGLAGLAVMGQNLALNIAEKGFPISVYNRTTSKVDKTLDRAHREGQLPLTGHYNPKDFVLSLQKPRSVIILVKAGAPVDQTIAALSAYMEPGDTIIDGGNEWYENTERRMVDASANGLLYLGMGVSGGEEGARYGPSLMPGGSHRAYLNIHNILDKVAAQVDDGPCVTYIGEGGSGNFVKMVHNGIEYGDMQLISEAYDVLKNVGGLGNDELAEIFGEWNRGELESFLIEITSDIFKVEDHESGKGHLVDKILDKTGMKGTGKWTVQQAAELSIAAPTIAASLDSRYMSGLKDEREAASEIFRKEGLTEEINNVGGVDKKKLVDDVRQALYASKICSYAQGMNLLRAKSLEKGWGLNLGELARIWKGGCIIRAVFLDRIKQAYQRNTGLANLLVDPEFAREMVQRQAAWRRVVGLAIQKGVSVPGMSASLQYFDTYRRGRLPANLVQAQRDYFGAHTYERVDRPGAYHTEWSKLARKAKV